From Leptospira fainei serovar Hurstbridge str. BUT 6, the proteins below share one genomic window:
- a CDS encoding ArsR/SmtB family transcription factor, whose product MASYAKALGHPARIAILESILKKKACVCGDLVDELGLAQATISQHLKALKEVGILQGTIEGPSICYCIDKKAWEEIGSHFNTLLSQIPENENSC is encoded by the coding sequence ATGGCGTCTTATGCAAAGGCACTGGGGCACCCGGCTCGCATAGCTATTCTAGAGTCCATTTTAAAAAAAAAGGCCTGCGTCTGCGGTGATTTAGTGGATGAACTTGGACTCGCTCAGGCTACGATTTCCCAGCATTTAAAGGCTTTAAAAGAAGTCGGAATTCTCCAGGGAACCATTGAAGGACCCTCTATTTGTTATTGTATCGATAAAAAAGCCTGGGAAGAAATCGGCAGTCATTTCAATACGCTACTTTCTCAAATTCCGGAAAATGAAAATTCTTGCTAA
- the arsB gene encoding ACR3 family arsenite efflux transporter, which produces MASEKRLSFIDRFLTLWIFIAMAIGMSLATWFPNSVEWIRKSEFGGTNLPIAIGLIFMMVPPLAKVNFLRIPKAFGRVDLILYSLLLNWIVGPLLMFGLAFLFFPENPEYRVGLILIGIARCIAMVLVWNDLADGDREVAAGLVALNSIFQLLLYGSLAYFFIGILPGTLGLTNSFIKVDYWDIASSVLIYLGIPFLLGWGIRTVSIRFKGEDWTTKELLPAISPITLVFLLLTIIFIFSLKGGSLLNIPFDVVKISVPLLIYFIFMFFLSFGLGVLIKADYPRNVAVSFTAAGNNFELAIAVAIGTFGLASGQAFVGIVGPLVEIPVLVFLVEIAKKLRDKFYLRKKKYERSIRIYREFFS; this is translated from the coding sequence ATGGCTTCTGAAAAACGATTATCATTTATTGATCGATTCTTGACCCTTTGGATTTTCATTGCTATGGCGATAGGAATGTCCTTGGCTACATGGTTTCCTAACTCCGTAGAATGGATTCGAAAATCTGAATTCGGTGGAACAAACTTGCCAATCGCTATCGGGCTTATCTTCATGATGGTTCCTCCTTTAGCAAAGGTGAATTTTCTGAGAATTCCAAAAGCATTCGGACGAGTGGATTTAATTTTGTATTCACTCCTTTTGAATTGGATTGTCGGACCGCTATTGATGTTCGGTCTGGCATTTCTTTTCTTTCCGGAGAATCCTGAATATAGAGTCGGGTTAATTCTTATTGGCATTGCCCGTTGCATTGCGATGGTTTTGGTTTGGAATGATCTTGCAGACGGTGATAGAGAGGTTGCTGCGGGGCTTGTTGCCTTAAATAGCATCTTTCAGCTTCTTCTTTATGGCAGCCTGGCTTATTTCTTCATAGGCATACTGCCGGGAACATTAGGGCTTACGAATTCATTCATAAAAGTCGACTATTGGGATATTGCATCTAGCGTTCTGATCTACTTAGGCATTCCATTTTTATTAGGATGGGGAATTCGGACAGTTAGTATTCGTTTTAAAGGTGAAGATTGGACGACTAAAGAATTGCTTCCTGCAATTTCTCCTATAACCCTTGTCTTTTTGCTACTAACAATAATATTCATTTTTAGCCTTAAAGGGGGTTCTCTTCTCAATATACCGTTCGATGTTGTTAAAATTTCCGTTCCTCTTCTAATCTATTTTATTTTCATGTTTTTCCTCAGTTTCGGTTTAGGCGTCCTAATCAAAGCAGATTATCCAAGAAACGTCGCAGTTTCTTTTACAGCTGCGGGAAATAATTTTGAACTAGCGATAGCGGTTGCAATTGGAACCTTTGGACTTGCTTCCGGACAAGCTTTCGTAGGAATCGTCGGTCCTTTAGTCGAGATTCCGGTACTTGTTTTCCTCGTTGAGATCGCGAAGAAGCTTCGAGATAAGTTTTATCTTAGGAAAAAAAAATATGAGCGGTCTATTCGAATCTATAGAGAGTTTTTTAGCTAA
- a CDS encoding tetratricopeptide repeat protein: protein MILILSGCKSKESASKQGLELNVQGKELLSSNPEKALSKFLKAEELNPETPEYKANAGIAYMALNRNEEALQKFKETIQLDPKYLQAYYNQGVILESLGNHEDAINSYKAALQIAPDSPEIVYNLALAHEKSGQDKEAAENYSRFIVIAPQNLQPAIEEAKSRLN from the coding sequence GTGATTTTAATTTTAAGCGGATGCAAATCCAAAGAATCCGCTTCCAAACAAGGATTGGAATTAAACGTGCAAGGTAAGGAGTTACTCTCATCAAATCCGGAGAAAGCTTTGTCGAAATTCTTGAAAGCCGAGGAATTAAATCCAGAGACACCGGAATACAAAGCGAACGCTGGAATCGCATACATGGCTTTAAATCGAAATGAAGAGGCTTTGCAGAAGTTCAAAGAAACGATTCAGCTCGATCCTAAATACCTCCAAGCTTATTATAACCAAGGAGTCATTCTAGAAAGCCTTGGAAATCATGAGGATGCAATCAACAGCTATAAGGCAGCTCTCCAAATTGCACCCGACTCTCCTGAAATCGTTTACAATCTTGCACTCGCCCACGAAAAATCGGGTCAGGATAAAGAGGCAGCCGAAAACTATTCTCGTTTCATTGTGATCGCTCCGCAAAACTTACAACCTGCAATCGAAGAAGCCAAATCAAGACTCAACTGA